The following proteins come from a genomic window of Penaeus monodon isolate SGIC_2016 chromosome 22, NSTDA_Pmon_1, whole genome shotgun sequence:
- the LOC119586808 gene encoding monocarboxylate transporter 12-like codes for MSTLLLGPLMAELGWRVVAFLAGVMCALGLGISAFATSTLLLLMYSILTGIGGGLLMGIIFSIIPHYFKKRRGVANAFMMVGLSAGQMAGPLLINYLQVEYGYLGGTLVLSAIVLNCCVGAAVFQPVEWHVKKANRKLSNNNNTKASRRPKADEVEAPRYSALARVFNTTLNNLKLLKSSRILIIALSSALNMISYLNFLMMVPFVLQTIGYSMQETTWCVSVSGLCNMVSRLVVSALTDCPGFSMRGCYMAGTTVVLAAMIAFSLLRDLTWLTVVMGAWGCGVGAFMSIYSLIMVEYVGLDQLVPTLGVSGLFNSFGFLVSGTLTGYMRDVSGSYAVSIWILASSSGLSVALWTLMPLAVRYDRR; via the exons ATGTCCACGCTGCTCCTGGGCCCCCTCATGGCCGAGCTCGGGTGGCGGGTCGTGGCGTTCCTCGCGGGCGTCATGTGCGCCCTCGGCCTCGGGATCTCGGCCTTTGCCACCTCCACGCTCCTCCTCCTGATGTACTCGATCCTGACAG GCATCGGAGGCGGGTTGCTGATGGGCATCATCTTCTCCATCATACCTCACTACTTCAAAAAGCGACGCGGCGTTGCCAACGCCTTCATGATGGTTGGGCTGAGCGCCGGCCAGATGGCGGGCCCTCTCCTCATCAATTACCTCCAAGTGGAATACGGCTATTTGGGAGGCACGCTCGTGCTGTCCGCCATTGTGCTGAACTGCTGCGTGGGGGCGGCCGTGTTCCAGCCCGTGGAGTGGCACGTGAAAAAGGCCAATAGGAAActtagcaacaataacaataccaaagcCTCGCGAAGACCAAAGGCGGACGAGGTGGAAGCTCCGAGGTACTCGGCGCTCGCGCGCGTCTTCAACACGACTCTGAACAACCTGAAACTCCTGAAATCGTCTCGGATTCTCATCATCGCTCTCAGTTCAGCGCTCAACATGATCAGCTACCTGAACTTCCTCATGATGGTCCCCTTCGTGTTGCAGACCATCGGGTACTCCATGCAGGAGACGACCTGGTGCGTCTCTGTGTCCGGGCTGTGCAACATGGTGTCCCGGCTGGTGGTCTCGGCGCTCACGGACTGCCCCGGATTCAGCATGCGAGGATGCTACATGGCGGGCACCACCGTGGTCCTGGCGGCCATGATAG CCTTTAGCCTGCTACGTGACCTGACGTGGCTCACGGTCGTCATGGGCGCGTGGGGCTGCGGCGTGGGCGCCTTCATGAGCATCTACAGCCTGATCATGGTGGAGTACGTGGGCCTGGATCAGCTGGTCCCGACGCTAGGGGTCAGCGGCCTCTTCAACAGCTTCGGCTTCTTGGTCTCCGGGACGCTCACGG GCTACATGCGCGACGTGAGCGGCAGCTACGCCGTCAGCATCTGGATCCTGGCGAGCAGCTCGGGTCTCTCGGTCGCCCTCTGGACGCTGATGCCCCTCGCCGTCAGGTACGATCGGCGG
- the LOC119586807 gene encoding monocarboxylate transporter 6-like: MTTLQERTRRPSESSSKDNAACHDPLLSSNSTPVIQLNCAESVRERGKAQESNKQGDEHMKGQRKDEDEDFPDGGWGWVVTLGCCIIAALVNTVGPCFGILFSRFLEDLGTSSVNVAWIYNARSFTLCLTQLLLGPLVLELGWRRVAFFAGFLVAFGLGASAFAVSAVYLLFSYSLMTGIGSGLEVGLLFTIIPHYFKRKRGIANALMNLGISTGQMAGPLLISYLQGLYGFCGSTLILSAIVLNCCVGASVFHPVEWHTRRRGSGKKCEAGRALIPEEDTGALEATARFFCNVFQNLKLLSSPRVLIIALGSSLNTTGFLNFLMMAPFALQAAGHSLEESSWCMSVFGLCNLVTRLLVSSLTDCPKFSKRGCYMAGTAMAFVSVITFSFLRDLTWSKVVMGFWGCGVGSFMGIHSLIMVEYVGLEKLVSTLGVCGIMNGLCFILIGPLIGVTRDVSQSYAVSMWALSSCFAISFCLWALMPAAVAYDRRREERQRKSPA, translated from the exons ATGACCACTTTacaagagagaacgaggaggccGAGCGAGAGTTCATCGAAAGACAACGCAGCTTGTCATGATCCTCTCCTCAGCTCCAACAGCACTCCAGTCATCCAGTTAAACTGCGcagagtcagtgagagagagggggaaagcacAAGAAAGTAACAAGCAAGGAGACGAACATATGAAAGGACAaaggaaagatgaagatgaagatttcCCTGACGGAGGCTGGGGTTGGGTCGTGACGCTTGGCTGTTGCATCATCGCG GCCCTCGTGAACACGGTGGGCCCCTGCTTCGGCATCCTCTTCTCACGCTTCCTGGAGGACCTCGGCACGTCCTCCGTCAACGTCGCCTGGATCTACAACGCCAGGTCCTTCACCCTGTGCCTCACGCAGCTCCTCCTGGGGCCTCTGGTGCTCGAACTGGGCTGGAGGAGGGTGGCCTTCTTCGCCGGATTCCTCGTCGCCTTCGGGCTGGGCGCCTCCGCCTTCGCCGTCTCCGCCGTGTATTTGCTCTTCTCGTATTCCTTGATGACAG GTATTGGCAGCGGCCTGGAAGTAGGTCTCCTGTTCACCATCATCCCGCACTACTTCAAGAGGAAAAGGGGCATCGCGAACGCTCTCATGAACCTGGGCATCAGCACGGGGCAGATGGCCGGCCCGCTTCTCATCAGCTACTTACAAGGCCTCTACGGTTTCTGCGGAAGCACCCTCATCTTGTCGGCCATTGTGCTCAACTGCTGCGTCGGCGCCTCGGTCTTCCACCCCGTAGAATGGCACACGAGGCGCAGAGGAAGCGGAAAGAAGTGCGAAGCGGGGCGAGCGCTCATTCCCGAAGAGGACACTGGAGCGCTCGAGGCGACGGCGCGCTTTTTCTGCAACGTCTTCCAAAACCTCAAGTTACTCAGTTCTCCGAGGGTGCTCATCATCGCTCTGGGCTCCTCCCTTAACACCACAGGCTTCCTCAACTTCCTGATGATGGCGCCCTTTGCCCTGCAGGCCGCAGGACACAGCCTGGAGGAGTCCTCGTGGTGCATGTCTGTGTTCGGGCTGTGCAACCTGGTCACGCGGCTCCTGGTGTCCTCGCTGACCGACTGCCCCAAGTTCAGCAAACGCGGCTGTTACATGGCCGGCACAGCGATGGCGTTTGTCTCCGTTATTA CTTTCAGCTTTTTACGAGATCTCACGTGGTCGAAAGTGGTGATGGGGTTTTGGGGCTGTGGCGTGGGCAGCTTCATGGGTATCCACAGCTTAATAATGGTTGAGTACGTTGGCCTTGAGAAACTTGTGTCCACGCTGGGGGTCTGCGGCATCATGAATGGCCTCTGCTTCATCCTCATCGGACCCCTGATTG GCGTGACTCGCGACGTGAGCCAGAGCTACGCCGTGAGCATGTGGGCGCTGTCGAGCTGCTTCGCGATCAGCTTCTGCCTGTGGGCGCTGATGCCCGCCGCCGTGGCCTACGaccggaggagggaggagaggcagcgGAAGTCGCCGGCATAG
- the LOC119586809 gene encoding monocarboxylate transporter 9-like has product MGLSKVTFKDEHKNGGIVNVSYKPDEYEVTKPETEVSESNGGRELSSGGVADREIKVEHRHIREEKREKEEKEESEEELPDGGWGWVITFGCITIAIAINFAGPCFGILFSGFLLDLGTSSTNVAWIFNLRSFVVNISALFLDPLVAEWGWRKVGFVSSLLLSLGFAVSSFANSALYLLCSYSILTGIGSGWMMGTIFSMIPYYFKRRLGIANALMHGGICVGQMAGPPMITYLQEQYGFSGSTLIMAAILLNGCVGAAVLHPVEWHMKTRNKGNAYERKTKKEIEMGPDAKTRPCATVSRVFTTIFTNLKLLRSPRVLIITVASSLNMTSYLNFLMFAPFALQTSGLSLEETSWCMSVSGFCMLVARLVVSSLTDLPRLSKRGCYMAGTATVFVTTIAFTFVRGLTWASVVIGVWAAGVGAFMSLHNLIMVEYVGLDKLVPTLGICGIFSGLSSVIIGPVIGVIRDVSQSYAVSMWALSGCFAVALLLWLLMPAAVAYDRSREGKQMHSPS; this is encoded by the exons ATGGGTTTATCCAAAGTAACTTTTAAAGACGAGCACAAAAACGGGGGAATAGTTAACGTGTCTTATAAACCGGACGAGTATGAAGTCACGAAACCGGAAACAGAAGTCAGCGAAAGCAACGGCGGAAGAGAACTCAGCAGCGGGGGAGTGGCAGACAGAGAAATTAAGGTAGAACATAGGCAcattagagaagaaaagagagagaaagaggaaaaagaagagagcgaagaagagttACCTGACGGTGGATGGGGTTGGGTTATCACCTTCGGCTGCATCACCATTGCG ATCGCCATCAACTTCGCCGGCCCCTGCTTCGGCATCCTGTTCTCGGGGTTCCTGCTCGACCTGGGGACGTCCTCGACCAACGTGGCCTGGATCTTCAACCTGAGGTCGTTCGTCGTGAATATCTCGGCCCTGTTCCTCGACCCCCTGGTGGCCGAGTGGGGATGGAGGAAAGTCGGCTTTGTCTCGAGTCTCTTGCTGTCCCTCGGCTTCGCTGTCTCGAGCTTCGCCAACTCGGCTTTGTATCTGCTCTGCTCGTACTCGATACTCACAG GTATTGGCAGCGGCTGGATGATGGGCACAATCTTCTCAATGATTCCATACTACTTCAAACGCAGACTGGGCATCGCGAATGCCCTCATGCACGGGGGCATTTGCGTGGGGCAGATGGCGGGGCCTCCAATGATCACTTATTTACAAGAACAATATGGCTTTTCCGGAAGCACTCTCATCATGGCAGCCATCTTGTTAAACGGCTGTGTCGGGGCGGCCGTCCTGCACCCTGTGGAGTGGCACATGAAGACCAGAAACAAGGGAAATGCTTacgaaaggaagacgaagaaggaaatagaaatggGCCCTGACGCCAAGACTCGGCCGTGCGCCACCGTCTCCCGCGTCTTCACCACGATCTTCACCAACCTAAAACTCCTAAGATCTCCCCGCGTGCTTATCATCACCGTGGCCTCTTCGCTGAACATGACGTCTTACCTGAACTTCCTGATGTTCGCGCCCTTCGCCCTGCAGACGTCCGGCCTCAGCCTGGAGGAGACGTCGTGGTGCATGTCTGTGTCCGGGTTCTGCATGCTGGTGGCGCGTCTGGTCGTGTCCTCGCTGACGGACTTGCCGAGGCTCAGCAAACGCGGCTGCTACATGGCCGGCACCGCCACTGTCTTCGTAACTACTATTG CCTTCACCTTCGTGCGCGGTCTGACTTGGGCGTCGGTCGTGATCGGCGTGTGGGCGGCCGGCGTGGGCGCCTTCATGAGCCTGCATAACCTCATCATGGTGGAGTACGTAGGCCTAGACAAACTCGTGCCGACGCTGGGCATTTGCGGGATCTTCAGCGGCTTGTCGTCAGTTATCATCGGACCTGTAATCG GCGTGATCCGCGACGTGAGCCAGAGCTACGCCGTGAGCATGTGGGCGCTGTCGGGCTGCTTCGCCGTCGCCCTCCTGCTGTGGCTCCTCATGCCCGCCGCCGTGGCCTACGACCGGAGCAGAGAAGGGAAGCAGATGCATTCGCCCTCTTAA